The Oncorhynchus mykiss isolate Arlee chromosome Y, USDA_OmykA_1.1, whole genome shotgun sequence genomic sequence TGTCTCTCAGTCACCCTGGATGGGTCATTGGTGagtggtgactgtgtgtctgaactACATTGTTTACACACACAGATATGTGTGACTCTCCCTCACACCTCCTCATGGCTGATAATGCATTTAGAATACACTGTAGTACAGGGAGCTTATTTGGACCTGGTGCTAGACAGACTCGATATGTCTGAGTTGTCTCTCTGAGTGTTGCCGTGTACAGTACTATTAACCATCTTTACAGCTTTGACTTGTGGCTCATCCCTGagcaccctccctccccctcactgtaCCTCTTACCCCATCCCACTTTCTCCCTAAGTGTCAACGTTTAGCATGACAATTCCCTCCCAAGTCCATGGCACAGGACAATGCCAGTATCTCGAGTTTGATGTCTTTTAAGCCTTTCACTGGCTCCTGTTGCCTCCAAGGTCCTCTCTCCCTGGCTTTGTAATAGGGCGAGAtggggagaacgagagagcacCGCTCTCCTGGTTCAATCTGCCGGGTCAGTGTGTTTGAAAGTGGATAGGTTGGATAGAGAAGGAACACAATCGTCCGGGAGTATTGAGTGGGGTGCTGGTTTAGAAATCGAAACAAAAACGATGATAATACATGCTATGCCATAACTGGCATAACTCCCGTGTCACATCAACCACCCCATCAAATACGTCACTCTCTGGACTGTGGCTTGAGTGAAACCTTGGAGAGTGTTTGTTTCAGGGtagggggtgggtgtgtgtggggcggAATCAAAGGGCTGCGACTTATTGTTCGTGTCTGTAAAGAAGTTAATGGTCGCGCCATCGCTACTCCGGGTCTGAAAGCCGCGGGGTGCCTCCGGGCCAAGTCGCACAATGACACCCCCACTCCTTCCCGTGGTGCGTCTTCCTGCCACAATCTGTACCAACGATTCGCTCTGGGGGTGCGCATCTGTATCCGTGCGATGACTCTCCACTATTTTCAATACACCAATCAAGGCTATAGTATAAGTTCACCTGGATGCTTTTAGTTATTTTATGAATATCCTCTGCGTTGTCTTGATTTTCTATGGGCAAAAAGTGTGTGTAAATTGTGCGTAAAGTTGTCAGTCTTGGGCGAAGTTCAACCATTATGTGAATCATTCGTTTATAGAGTTGATTGTCTACTTTGAAATGTCGTAAGACTGCTTCTAATTTATAGACTCACTGTTAGTCTACGCCTGTTGTTTGCgaaacgtgacaaataacattttatttttaaggtTAAAGGCTAATAAAAATGCATATGGGCCTACTAATATTTTCTATATTGCTTGATATTCCAATATAAAATAGATATTCAGTGAGTGAAGCATGAAAATTGAGCAGGAACAGCAAGGTTCCCGAGACTGTGTTGAATTAAACGTGATTGTTGATTTGATCACAATTTGACCTATACATTCTTTCTAATGAGTAATAGTCCAAATCTTTATTTCTGCTGTTTAAATGCATCTGGTTGCATGTATACCAAGGAAAGCTCGTTAAGGTAAATTATTTAAACAAAGTCCACACAATGCTCCATGCATGTCAGATAATTTAGCTACAGTCACTGAATATCCTACTGATTAGTAATGTAAACATACTAAAGGGATCAACATTGAATCCGTGAACTACATATAGCCTAACTTTTTCCAAGATCATTTCCTTTAATTGCTTACAGGAGTTTTGCATACCTACGCTtgcattatttacattttatcCCAGGAAGAGGAACAGTCTATATTTAgtcgttaaaaaaaaaaaagattctccAAAGTTTCGAATGGGAAAGCACGCCCACTGTTTTAACACCgtgaatgaaaaaaataaaataatcaagTTCATTCACAAAATTACCGTCAGCTGTGCGTGATTGTCTCTCGCGGCCAATGGGAGGCGAGGCAATTAACATCGCAACCTCCAGCGCCAGATGAAACCTGTGGAGCTGGAGTGTTTGTTGTGAGACGGGCGTTTGAGTTTGAAGGCGAAGCAAGGTGGTGGTGAACTCTAAATTCAATGGACTACAGTTGATGGGTATCTCGCACATAGGCAACAAACTGCTTGCATTTCTGAAAAGGTTTATTCGAAACGGCAAGCGTCATTGAATATCACCTGAACTTTTACGAAGGCGATCAAACCAAGGAGAATGTCGGAGCGACCCCAGAGCCCTACTTCGGAGTGCAACAGCCGGCCTGATGACTTCAGCCGGGCCATGTACGCCCAGGCCTTGAGTCAAGAGGGGTTTGGAGGCGCGTCGCTCCAGATCCCACACGGCGTTCTACAACATCATAGTCTTCTCTTCAACAAGGCCGCATATAATGGGATGCCTCCAACAACCAATCAAACCTTTTTGCCATTCCCACCGGGCACTGGTGACTATAGGGCCTCCGACTTGCAAGCGGGTGACTTTTGCCAACCCAAACACTGGTGTCCCATCGCCGCTCCGGAGTACACCGGGCAAGTAGCAGGGGTCGCAGCGGCTACCCACCCCACAAACCTGAGCCCACATAACACCGACACCAGGGAACAAGTCAAGATGTCCGAAATAAAGCTTGAGAAGGATGTCAATGACGAGTATGGGCAAAAGATTCAACATTATCCAACCCCACCTTCGTCTGCTGTAGCTCACGGGGTTTACTACTCGACTCCATGGAACTCGTCGTTTTGGCCCGGCTTTCCCCACATCACGGCTGCGAATACCACTACTCAAAACCTCAACTCCATACCCTCAACATCGTCTTCATcgtccccatctctctcgcccTCACCCCCCAGTAACGGGTTACCCGGGGTCACGTTCTTCAACGGGAACGCAAGCCAAACTGCCCAAGCGCCCCAGGCGCAAACCTCTACCCGGAGCAGTGGTTCCTCCAGCGGCGGGTGCAGTGACTCGGAGGAAGAGGCGAGTCAAACGGTCCTCCATGTACTGTTATCTTATAGTCGTTGTACTATTATGCGTGTATCCTACAAGTTATCCTTTCATTCAAAGAGAGCGTTGTTGTGAAATGTTTTCCTAATGTCGTTAGTAAATTTCCCTCCAACAGGAGAACCTTTCAActgaggagctggagcagtttgccAAGGAGCTGAAACACAAGCGTATAACTCTGGGTTTCACACAAGCAGATGTAGGCCTGGCCCTAGGCAACCTTTATGGTGAGTTTTCCTGCTGTGTTGAATACTATCCATACATAACCTTTCCCTTCTGTTCCATTGAGGTGGTGAGTGTCTCATTAAATTGATGTAGACTACAGTTTCCTCATGTGTTGAGGCAATATTAATTTCCTTCACTGCATCTACTGTAGTTGCAGTGACTTCAACTACTGATGACAACTTGTTCTCTGTTTAGGCAAGATGTTCAGCCAGACTACAATTTGCCGCTTTGAAGCGCTCCAGCTTAGCTTCAAGAACATGTGCAAGCTGAAGCCCCTGCTCCGGAGATGGCTGAATGAGGCTGAGACCTCGGACAACCCCCAGGATGTGAGTATATGTTGGTTGTAGAAACCCATCTGCTCAAGAGAGGGGCCAGGTTTGTGGAGTGTAGGATGCCATCTTGAGGATAGAAAATGCATACATTTCCATGAGCAACCAAGGTAATATTTCTTAGACAATGTTCACTGTTAAATAGCGCAGACGCTACATAGGCAAGGGGAGGTTGAGGGGCACCATAGTATTACCACCTCTGGAATGGACCAAAGCACACTGCAATGTCCCGGTCTAAATAGAAGTTCATGTTTGTCCCCAGATGTACAAGATTGAGCGGGTATttgtggacaccaggaagagaAAGCGGAGGACCAGTCTGGAGGGGTCGGTGCGCACTGCTCTGGAGTCCTACTTTGTCAAGTGTCCCAAACCGAACACCCAGGAGATCACACACATTGCTGATGACCTGTGTCTGGAGAGAGATGTGAGTCCCATACAGCTGGCCATCATTTACTGTCTCTTACTTCCTCAACCCTATATGGCTTTTAAGTTCCTCTTACATGACATGGTGCCTAAATGCATTTATGGCAAATGCCTTCTTGCTTGTTGCCATGGTTTGAATCTTAGTGCTGTTAACTTCTGACCCTGTCAGGTTCTATATTTCTAATATAAGAGGGGTGGAAATGCTTTTTGGTAAGCTTGTGACTTGTTGTTTTTGGCAGGTGGTACGTGTGTGGTTCTGTAACCGCAGACAGAAGGGCAAGCGCCTGGCCCTCCCCTTCGATGAGGAGTGTGAAGGACAGTACTATGAGCAGAGCCCCCCTCCCCCGCACATGGCTCACTCCCCCCTCCCCGGGCAGGGGTACTCTTTCTCTGGCCACCCCGGGGGCCCCACCTTCTACATGCCCCCCCTCCAGAGGCCAGATGTCTTTAAGCAGGCCCTGCACCCTGGACTGGTGGGTCACCTGACAAGCTAAACAGGTTCCAGTTCTCCAAACCAGCCCGGGCCATGTGGCCACCCAACATGGCTACCTCTTTAATCATCCAGCCCCCACCAACCCAGGCGGTTGTCCTCATATGCAGTTCTACCACACCCTAGTCCCCCTGGACCACAGAGAGAAAGTCACATGAGTGGTGGCTTGTTGGTCAGTAAATAAATGGCTCAAAGCTGGAACTTCCCGGTGTCTTTAAGGCCAGGGAATCTTGACACTGCCTTTTGTCTCTCTGCTTCATGTTGACTTTTCATCGGTTGTGCCTTGCCTCCCACCCAGTTCAGCTGCGAGTCATCTGCACGACTGTCGACGCCCCAGCCAGCATCATGACTAAAgggatggatgggggggggggggggttaaccaTCGGCTCTGAATCCGGTATGAGATGGCTTTGCA encodes the following:
- the pou5f3 gene encoding POU domain, class 5, transcription factor 1 gives rise to the protein MSERPQSPTSECNSRPDDFSRAMYAQALSQEGFGGASLQIPHGVLQHHSLLFNKAAYNGMPPTTNQTFLPFPPGTGDYRASDLQAGDFCQPKHWCPIAAPEYTGQVAGVAAATHPTNLSPHNTDTREQVKMSEIKLEKDVNDEYGQKIQHYPTPPSSAVAHGVYYSTPWNSSFWPGFPHITAANTTTQNLNSIPSTSSSSSPSLSPSPPSNGLPGVTFFNGNASQTAQAPQAQTSTRSSGSSSGGCSDSEEEENLSTEELEQFAKELKHKRITLGFTQADVGLALGNLYGKMFSQTTICRFEALQLSFKNMCKLKPLLRRWLNEAETSDNPQDMYKIERVFVDTRKRKRRTSLEGSVRTALESYFVKCPKPNTQEITHIADDLCLERDVVRVWFCNRRQKGKRLALPFDEECEGQYYEQSPPPPHMAHSPLPGQGYSFSGHPGGPTFYMPPLQRPDVFKQALHPGLVGHLTS